A genomic window from Sanguibacter antarcticus includes:
- the sufC gene encoding Fe-S cluster assembly ATPase SufC — protein MSTLEIRDLHVSVDTKEGPKQILRGVDLTIESGRTHAIMGPNGSGKSTLAYSLAGHPKYKVTSGEVTLDGEDVLAMSVDERARAGMFLAMQYPVEVPGVSVSNFLRTAKTAIDGKAPALRTWVKDMKGAMENLRMDPSFAERSVNEGFSGGEKKRHEILQMELLHPKMAILDETDSGLDVDALRVVSEGVNRVRASGEVGVLLITHYTRILRYITPDFVHVFVDGRIAEEGGPELAQRLENEGYDRFLTTATA, from the coding sequence ATGTCCACACTTGAAATCCGTGACCTGCACGTGAGCGTCGACACGAAGGAAGGCCCCAAGCAGATCCTGCGTGGAGTCGACCTGACGATCGAGAGCGGGCGCACGCACGCCATCATGGGCCCGAACGGCTCGGGCAAGTCCACGCTCGCCTACTCTCTCGCCGGGCACCCGAAGTACAAGGTCACCTCCGGGGAGGTCACGCTCGACGGCGAAGACGTCCTCGCGATGTCCGTCGACGAGCGCGCCCGTGCCGGCATGTTCCTCGCGATGCAGTACCCGGTCGAGGTGCCTGGCGTCTCCGTCTCGAACTTCCTGCGGACCGCCAAGACCGCGATCGACGGCAAGGCTCCTGCGCTGCGCACCTGGGTCAAGGACATGAAGGGGGCCATGGAGAACCTGCGCATGGACCCGTCCTTCGCTGAGCGTTCCGTCAACGAGGGCTTCTCCGGTGGCGAGAAGAAGCGCCACGAGATCCTCCAGATGGAGCTCCTCCACCCGAAGATGGCGATCCTCGACGAGACCGACTCCGGCCTCGACGTCGACGCGCTGCGCGTCGTGTCCGAAGGCGTGAACCGTGTGCGTGCCTCGGGCGAGGTGGGCGTCCTGCTCATCACGCACTACACGCGCATCCTGCGCTACATCACCCCCGACTTCGTGCACGTCTTCGTCGACGGACGCATCGCCGAAGAGGGGGGCCCGGAGCTCGCCCAGCGTCTCGAGAACGAGGGCTACGACCGCTTCCTCACCACGGCGACCGCCTGA
- the ypfJ gene encoding KPN_02809 family neutral zinc metallopeptidase, protein MTFRDGGDFDSGRVRKRAGGKGGVAVGGGVAAIAVFLLSQALGVDLSGLLGGGTSTESQTETDLDCATVEDVNTDPECRYQATVDALDAYWSTALPAETGVDYTLPGAVAFTGSVGTACGDATSATGPFYCPPDTTVYVDVDFFAVLRDQFGSSAGALAQEYVVAHEVGHHIEQITGVMSSADRSGTGPESDSVRIELMADCLAGMWVGNAATVPDPDTGQPFLEPITDAQLTDALSAAEAVGDDRIQEASSGQVNPEAWTHGSAEQRQRWFMTGYEGGTFAECNAVEATTL, encoded by the coding sequence ATGACTTTTCGAGACGGTGGAGACTTCGACAGCGGACGAGTCCGCAAACGTGCTGGCGGCAAGGGCGGCGTGGCGGTCGGCGGTGGCGTGGCCGCGATCGCGGTCTTCCTCCTCTCGCAGGCGCTCGGTGTCGATCTCAGCGGCCTCCTCGGAGGCGGCACGAGCACCGAGAGCCAGACAGAGACGGACCTCGACTGCGCCACCGTCGAGGACGTGAACACCGACCCGGAGTGCCGCTACCAGGCGACCGTCGATGCGCTCGACGCGTACTGGTCGACGGCGCTGCCTGCCGAGACGGGCGTCGACTACACGCTCCCCGGAGCGGTCGCGTTCACGGGGTCCGTCGGGACGGCCTGCGGCGACGCCACGAGCGCGACCGGCCCGTTCTACTGCCCACCCGACACGACCGTGTACGTGGACGTGGACTTCTTCGCCGTGCTGCGCGACCAGTTCGGGTCCTCTGCAGGCGCCCTCGCCCAGGAGTACGTGGTCGCCCACGAGGTCGGCCACCACATCGAGCAGATCACCGGTGTCATGAGCTCGGCCGACCGTTCTGGGACCGGCCCCGAGTCCGACTCGGTGCGCATCGAGCTCATGGCCGACTGCCTCGCCGGCATGTGGGTCGGCAACGCCGCGACGGTCCCCGACCCGGACACCGGCCAGCCGTTCCTCGAACCGATCACCGACGCCCAGCTCACCGACGCCCTCTCCGCCGCCGAGGCGGTAGGCGACGACCGCATCCAGGAGGCGTCGTCCGGGCAGGTGAACCCCGAGGCGTGGACCCACGGATCGGCTGAGCAGCGCCAGCGCTGGTTCATGACCGGCTACGAGGGCGGGACGTTCGCGGAGTGCAACGCCGTGGAGGCCACGACCCTCTGA
- a CDS encoding ABC-F family ATP-binding cassette domain-containing protein: MISAHAVELRVGARVLLEEATFRIAAGDRIGLVGRNGAGKTTLTKALAGETLPTAGQITRGGDIGYLPQDPRTGDMEMIAMDRVLSARSLDKLVREMRDTEGEMASADEATQQAAMDRYPGLEERFTAAGGYAAESEAERIASNLGLDERVLSQKIGTLSGGQRRRVELARILFSGVGTLLLDEPTNHLDADSITWLREYLKNYSGGFVVISHDNELMRATVNKVFHLDANRGELDQYALGWDAYLLQRETDERRRRRERANAEKKASVLMVQAEKMRAKATKAVAAQNMIRRAERMLSSLEGERANDKVAKLRFPTPAPCGRVPLTASGLSKAYGSQEVFTGVDLAIDRGSRVVILGFNGAGKTTLLRILAGVEASDTGTVDAGHGLKLGYYAQEHETLDMSLTVVENLRHSAPDLTDVEVRSTLGSFLFSGDDAHKPTNVLSGGEKTRLALAALVVSSANVLLLDEPTNNLDPASRAEILGALKTYEGAVVMVTHDAGAVAALAPERVLLLPDGDEDLWNDSYAELIELA, translated from the coding sequence GTGATCTCAGCCCACGCCGTTGAACTACGGGTCGGCGCCCGCGTCCTTCTCGAAGAGGCTACCTTCCGCATCGCTGCGGGGGACAGGATCGGCCTCGTCGGCCGTAACGGAGCCGGAAAGACCACGCTCACCAAGGCGCTGGCCGGCGAGACGCTGCCCACGGCCGGTCAGATCACGCGTGGTGGGGACATCGGATATCTCCCGCAGGACCCGCGCACCGGGGACATGGAGATGATCGCCATGGACCGCGTGCTGTCCGCACGCAGCCTCGACAAGCTCGTGCGCGAGATGCGCGACACCGAGGGCGAGATGGCGAGCGCCGACGAGGCGACGCAGCAGGCCGCGATGGACCGCTACCCCGGGCTGGAAGAGCGCTTTACCGCGGCCGGCGGCTACGCAGCCGAGAGCGAGGCGGAGCGCATCGCGTCCAACCTCGGGCTCGACGAGCGCGTCCTCAGCCAGAAGATCGGCACGCTCTCCGGTGGCCAGCGTCGCCGCGTCGAGCTCGCACGCATCCTCTTCTCCGGCGTCGGGACCCTCCTGCTCGACGAGCCGACCAACCACCTCGACGCCGACTCGATCACGTGGCTGCGCGAGTACCTCAAGAACTACTCCGGCGGCTTCGTCGTCATCAGCCACGACAACGAGCTCATGCGCGCCACCGTCAACAAGGTGTTCCACCTGGACGCCAACCGCGGCGAGCTCGACCAGTACGCCCTCGGCTGGGACGCCTACCTGCTCCAGCGAGAGACGGACGAGCGCCGCCGCCGCCGCGAGCGGGCCAACGCCGAGAAGAAGGCGTCGGTCCTCATGGTCCAGGCCGAGAAGATGCGCGCGAAGGCCACGAAGGCCGTCGCCGCGCAGAACATGATCCGCCGTGCCGAACGCATGCTGTCCTCGCTCGAGGGCGAGCGCGCCAACGACAAGGTGGCGAAGCTGCGCTTCCCGACACCCGCGCCCTGCGGCCGGGTGCCGCTCACCGCGTCCGGGCTCAGCAAGGCCTACGGCTCGCAGGAGGTCTTCACCGGGGTCGACCTCGCGATCGACCGGGGGAGCCGCGTCGTCATCCTCGGGTTCAACGGTGCCGGCAAGACGACGCTCCTGCGCATCCTGGCAGGCGTCGAGGCGTCCGACACCGGGACGGTCGACGCAGGGCACGGGCTCAAACTCGGCTACTACGCCCAGGAGCACGAGACGCTCGACATGTCTCTGACCGTCGTCGAGAACCTGCGGCACAGCGCCCCGGACCTCACCGACGTCGAGGTCCGGTCCACCCTCGGGTCCTTCCTCTTCTCGGGCGACGACGCGCACAAGCCGACGAACGTGCTCTCGGGTGGTGAGAAGACGCGGCTCGCGCTCGCGGCCCTCGTCGTGTCCTCGGCGAACGTCCTTCTTCTCGACGAGCCGACGAACAACCTCGACCCGGCCTCGCGCGCTGAGATCCTCGGCGCACTGAAGACCTACGAAGGCGCCGTGGTCATGGTCACCCACGATGCCGGGGCCGTCGCGGCGCTCGCACCCGAGCGTGTCCTCCTGCTGCCTGACGGTGACGAGGACCTCTGGAACGACTCCTACGCGGAGCTCATCGAGCTCGCCTGA
- a CDS encoding metal-sulfur cluster assembly factor, producing MSSDTASSSSQVGAPPNVADIEEALRDVIDPELGINVVDLGLIYGVLVDQNNHAVIDMTLTSAACPLTDVIEEQAGQALDGVVDGYRINWVWMPPWGPEKITQDGKDQLRALGFNV from the coding sequence ATGAGCAGCGACACAGCGAGCTCGAGCAGCCAGGTGGGCGCCCCGCCCAACGTGGCCGACATCGAAGAGGCACTTCGCGACGTCATCGACCCCGAGCTCGGGATCAACGTCGTCGATCTCGGTCTCATCTACGGTGTCCTCGTCGACCAGAACAACCACGCCGTCATCGACATGACGCTGACATCGGCGGCGTGCCCGCTGACCGACGTCATCGAAGAGCAGGCCGGCCAGGCGCTCGACGGCGTCGTCGACGGTTACCGCATCAACTGGGTCTGGATGCCGCCGTGGGGCCCGGAGAAGATCACCCAGGACGGTAAGGACCAGCTGCGCGCGCTGGGCTTCAACGTCTGA
- a CDS encoding biotin transporter BioY, with amino-acid sequence MTNSTVRTTPTPPLDGADPAPTTSSSPVLVKGAVQQPETGEPHAARRELTASSPGRDIALVSTFAALVAVCALLPAITVGNGLVPITLQTFAVLLTGAVLGWRRAGLAILLYLAVGTAGVPIFSNGRSGPGVFAGPSTGYLVAFPLAAMLAGVLVSRIRASVTRVRRTGLTFLGCFAASLVTIHPLGILGLMWRADLSFTEAVVTDAVFLPGDIVKCLAVAVVATAVVRAFPALSAPKR; translated from the coding sequence ATGACGAACAGCACGGTGCGAACGACGCCGACCCCGCCGCTGGACGGTGCCGACCCGGCCCCGACGACGAGCAGCAGCCCGGTCCTCGTGAAGGGTGCTGTGCAGCAGCCGGAGACCGGTGAGCCGCACGCCGCTCGCCGTGAGCTGACGGCGTCGTCGCCGGGCCGTGACATCGCGCTCGTCTCGACCTTCGCCGCGCTCGTCGCGGTGTGCGCGCTGCTTCCGGCGATCACCGTGGGCAACGGGCTCGTCCCGATCACCCTGCAGACCTTCGCCGTCCTGCTGACCGGTGCCGTCCTCGGGTGGCGCCGGGCGGGGCTCGCGATCCTCCTGTATCTCGCGGTGGGCACTGCGGGTGTCCCGATCTTCTCCAACGGCCGGTCGGGTCCCGGCGTCTTCGCCGGCCCGTCGACCGGCTATCTCGTCGCGTTCCCCCTCGCCGCGATGCTCGCGGGGGTCCTCGTCTCCCGCATCCGTGCATCGGTCACCCGAGTCCGGCGCACCGGCCTGACGTTCCTCGGCTGCTTCGCTGCCAGCCTCGTGACGATCCACCCGCTCGGGATCCTCGGCCTGATGTGGCGTGCGGACCTGTCGTTCACCGAGGCCGTCGTCACGGATGCGGTGTTCCTCCCGGGGGACATCGTCAAGTGCCTCGCGGTCGCGGTCGTCGCGACAGCGGTGGTGCGCGCGTTCCCGGCCTTGTCCGCTCCGAAGCGCTGA
- a CDS encoding cysteine desulfurase: MSAIDQAVPVVGSGTGKASARADAGRRAGTLLSATELAAVRADFPLLARSVRGGKPLVYLDSGATSQKPDPVLDAEQDFYLHHNAAVHRGAHQLAEEATEAFEGAREAVAHFVGVDPDEIVWTTNATAGINLVAYAMSNATAGRGGAAAERFVLRPGDEIVVTEAEHHANLIPWQELAARTGAVLRWLEVGDDGRIRTEQAADVVTDRTKVLAFTHASNVTGAVTDVAPLVARARAVGALTVLDACQSVPNLPVDFHALGVDFAAFSGHKMLGPTGVGALYGRRELLEAMPPVITGGSMVEVVTMTETTYAPPPQRFEAGTQMVAQAIGMGAAARYLTELGMDAVAAHERELAAQLLTIGELPGIRIIGPLDTVDRLAVVSFVVDGVHSHDVGQMLDDAGIAVRVGHHCAQPLHRRFGVAATARASASVYTTAEEVETFRESLGTVRAFFGLT, from the coding sequence ATGAGTGCGATCGACCAGGCTGTCCCTGTCGTGGGCAGCGGTACAGGAAAAGCCTCTGCACGTGCGGACGCAGGGCGCCGAGCAGGCACGCTGCTGAGCGCGACCGAGCTCGCTGCGGTCCGTGCGGACTTTCCGCTCCTCGCGCGCAGCGTGCGCGGCGGCAAGCCGCTCGTGTATCTCGACTCCGGGGCGACGTCCCAGAAGCCGGATCCCGTCCTCGACGCGGAGCAAGACTTCTACCTTCACCACAACGCCGCCGTGCACCGTGGGGCGCACCAGCTTGCCGAGGAAGCGACCGAAGCGTTCGAGGGAGCCCGGGAGGCTGTAGCGCACTTCGTCGGCGTCGACCCGGACGAGATCGTCTGGACGACGAACGCGACCGCGGGGATCAACCTCGTCGCCTACGCGATGTCCAACGCGACCGCAGGCCGCGGCGGTGCAGCAGCCGAACGGTTCGTCCTGCGGCCGGGAGACGAGATCGTCGTCACCGAGGCCGAGCACCACGCCAACCTCATCCCGTGGCAAGAGCTGGCAGCACGGACCGGTGCTGTGCTGCGCTGGCTCGAGGTCGGCGACGACGGTCGCATCCGCACCGAGCAGGCCGCCGACGTGGTGACCGACCGGACCAAGGTGCTCGCTTTCACGCACGCGTCGAACGTCACGGGAGCCGTCACGGACGTCGCCCCGCTCGTCGCCCGGGCGCGGGCCGTGGGAGCGCTCACCGTCCTCGACGCGTGCCAGAGCGTGCCCAACCTCCCGGTCGACTTCCATGCGCTCGGCGTCGACTTCGCAGCATTCTCCGGGCACAAGATGCTCGGCCCCACCGGCGTCGGCGCGCTGTACGGTCGACGCGAGCTGCTCGAGGCCATGCCGCCCGTCATCACCGGTGGCTCGATGGTCGAGGTGGTCACGATGACCGAGACCACCTACGCCCCGCCGCCGCAGCGCTTCGAAGCGGGCACCCAGATGGTCGCCCAGGCCATCGGCATGGGTGCGGCAGCCCGGTACCTCACCGAGCTCGGGATGGACGCGGTCGCTGCGCACGAGCGCGAGCTCGCTGCACAGCTCCTCACCATCGGCGAGCTCCCAGGAATCCGTATCATCGGGCCGCTCGACACCGTGGACCGTCTGGCGGTCGTCTCGTTCGTCGTCGACGGGGTCCACTCCCACGACGTCGGGCAGATGCTCGACGACGCAGGCATCGCTGTGCGGGTCGGTCACCACTGCGCGCAGCCGCTCCACCGCCGGTTCGGCGTCGCCGCCACGGCGCGCGCCTCCGCGTCGGTCTACACCACCGCTGAAGAGGTCGAGACCTTCCGGGAATCCTTGGGGACGGTCCGCGCGTTCTTCGGACTGACATGA
- the feoB gene encoding ferrous iron transporter B — translation MTCPGCTPAPGPDRRITTEGRLPTLALVGTPNVGKSTLFNALTGVRAAVRNAPGTTVELAAGTWHHREHAATRLRVLDLPGTYSLVPRSPDERVTRDVLAGAYEQPPEMVVLVIDASEPARSVYLAAHVARTRVPTVVALSLADVARSRGRGVDAVALETVLGVPVVEINPRTGEGLAALDEAVQHLVDHPAPLSGPPGAGTDWSEDALMETAEDTFEWVRTVLDTTALRMPSPAGPWAGGSIPGPHRTLTDRIDRVLLDPLWGLLAGLLVLWALFSVATSVAAPLMEAADTLVSGPVAAAVSSALDAAGWGAGWFESLVVDGVLVGVATVASFAPLMGLMFLAIALLDDSGYLARVALVTDRAMRRLGLDGRAVLALVVGFGCNVPALAATRTLPDRRQRLLVGLLVPYTACAARLTVFVLLATVFFPDHATLVVLAMYVVSVLLVVVSGLVLRATVFRDVRSTPLVIVLPSYQRPRLRSITTATWVRTWGFVRGAGVVVVATLLVVWALLAVPVHGNHQIGAVPVVDSAYGATAQLLAPVFTPAGFGDWHATSALMTGFIAKEVVVGGLAQSYAVAEPAAGGESSPLGDALSATFEQSSGGHPRSAAAAFMIFVLAYTPCLATVAEQARVLGRRTTGLAVAVQLSVAWFLAVVVFQVGRML, via the coding sequence GTGACCTGCCCTGGCTGCACCCCGGCGCCAGGGCCCGACCGGCGCATCACCACGGAAGGACGGCTCCCGACGCTCGCGCTCGTCGGCACGCCCAACGTCGGCAAGTCCACCCTCTTCAATGCACTGACCGGGGTGCGAGCCGCCGTCCGCAACGCACCGGGAACGACCGTCGAGCTCGCGGCCGGGACATGGCACCACCGGGAACACGCGGCGACCCGCCTACGGGTGCTCGACCTCCCGGGCACCTACTCGCTCGTCCCGCGGTCCCCGGACGAGCGGGTCACCCGGGACGTCCTGGCAGGGGCCTACGAGCAGCCACCGGAGATGGTCGTCCTCGTGATCGACGCGAGCGAGCCCGCACGGTCGGTCTACCTGGCCGCGCACGTCGCCCGGACTCGCGTGCCCACGGTCGTGGCGCTGAGCCTCGCCGACGTCGCTCGCTCGCGGGGGCGTGGGGTCGACGCCGTGGCGCTCGAGACGGTGCTCGGTGTTCCGGTCGTCGAGATCAACCCACGCACGGGGGAAGGCCTGGCGGCGCTCGACGAGGCTGTCCAGCACCTCGTCGACCACCCTGCCCCCCTGAGCGGACCGCCGGGGGCAGGGACCGACTGGTCCGAGGACGCACTGATGGAGACCGCCGAAGACACCTTCGAGTGGGTCCGTACCGTCCTCGACACGACAGCGCTCCGTATGCCGTCCCCCGCAGGCCCATGGGCCGGTGGCAGCATCCCCGGCCCGCACCGGACTCTCACAGACCGCATCGACCGAGTCCTCCTCGACCCGCTCTGGGGGCTGCTCGCCGGGCTCCTCGTCCTGTGGGCGCTGTTCTCTGTCGCGACCTCGGTGGCCGCGCCCCTCATGGAGGCAGCCGACACGCTCGTGAGCGGGCCGGTCGCCGCGGCGGTCTCCTCCGCGCTCGACGCCGCGGGGTGGGGCGCCGGATGGTTCGAGAGCCTCGTGGTGGACGGGGTCCTCGTCGGTGTCGCAACCGTCGCGTCCTTCGCTCCGTTGATGGGGCTCATGTTCCTCGCGATCGCGCTCCTTGACGACAGCGGATATCTCGCTCGCGTCGCGCTCGTCACCGACCGGGCGATGCGACGGCTCGGTCTCGACGGCCGCGCCGTGCTCGCCCTCGTCGTCGGCTTCGGCTGCAACGTCCCCGCGCTGGCAGCGACGCGCACGCTCCCGGACCGGCGCCAGCGCCTGCTCGTCGGGCTCCTCGTCCCGTACACGGCGTGCGCCGCACGTCTGACCGTGTTCGTGCTCCTCGCGACCGTCTTCTTCCCGGACCACGCGACCCTCGTCGTGCTCGCCATGTATGTCGTGAGCGTCCTGCTCGTCGTCGTGTCAGGTCTCGTCTTGCGTGCCACCGTCTTTCGTGACGTCCGCTCGACTCCGCTCGTCATCGTGCTGCCCAGCTACCAGCGGCCGCGTCTTCGTTCGATCACCACAGCGACATGGGTCCGGACCTGGGGCTTCGTCCGCGGAGCAGGAGTCGTCGTCGTCGCGACGCTCCTCGTCGTGTGGGCGCTTCTCGCTGTCCCGGTGCACGGGAACCACCAGATCGGTGCAGTCCCCGTCGTGGACAGCGCCTACGGTGCCACGGCGCAGCTCCTCGCCCCGGTGTTCACTCCCGCGGGCTTCGGCGACTGGCACGCGACCTCGGCGCTCATGACCGGGTTCATCGCCAAAGAGGTCGTGGTCGGTGGCCTCGCCCAGTCCTACGCTGTCGCCGAACCAGCAGCCGGCGGAGAGTCGAGCCCGCTCGGGGACGCCCTCTCGGCCACGTTCGAGCAGTCGTCTGGAGGCCACCCACGCTCTGCGGCCGCAGCCTTCATGATCTTCGTCCTGGCCTACACCCCGTGCCTGGCGACCGTCGCCGAGCAGGCACGTGTCCTCGGCAGGCGCACGACCGGACTGGCTGTGGCGGTGCAGCTCTCGGTGGCCTGGTTCCTTGCCGTGGTCGTGTTCCAGGTCGGGCGGATGCTGTGA
- a CDS encoding energy-coupling factor ABC transporter ATP-binding protein has product MIELDAASVCVDSPSGELTILAPTTMTLTEQRVSVIGANGSGKSTLARLVNGLALPTTGYVRVDGLDSHDDGAAVRRRVGFVFSNADSQIVMPTPLEDVALSLRRLGLKGRERTDRARQILAQYSLDHLADVSVHALSGGQKQLLALAGVLATEPSILVCDEPTTLLDLRWRTHVNDLLAALDQQVLHVTHDLEAALLADRVLVVDEGRVVFDGTASAAVAHYRALMAPSTAPHDGAPDAGRVVHDGAEDA; this is encoded by the coding sequence GTGATCGAGCTCGACGCAGCGAGCGTCTGCGTCGACAGCCCGTCGGGCGAGCTGACGATCCTCGCGCCCACGACGATGACGCTCACGGAACAGCGCGTGAGCGTCATCGGGGCGAACGGTTCCGGGAAGTCGACCCTCGCGCGGCTCGTCAACGGACTCGCCCTCCCGACGACCGGCTACGTCCGGGTCGACGGGCTCGACTCGCACGACGACGGGGCAGCCGTGCGTCGGCGGGTCGGTTTCGTCTTCAGCAACGCCGACTCCCAGATCGTCATGCCGACGCCCCTCGAGGACGTCGCGCTCTCGCTGCGACGCCTCGGCCTCAAGGGCCGCGAGCGCACCGATCGCGCACGGCAGATCCTCGCGCAGTACTCCCTCGACCACCTCGCTGACGTGAGCGTCCATGCTCTCTCGGGCGGCCAGAAGCAGCTGCTCGCTCTTGCTGGGGTGCTCGCGACGGAACCGAGCATCCTCGTGTGCGACGAGCCCACGACGTTGCTCGACCTGAGGTGGCGCACGCACGTCAACGACCTCCTTGCCGCGCTCGACCAGCAGGTGCTGCACGTCACCCACGATCTCGAGGCGGCGCTGCTCGCCGACCGGGTCCTCGTCGTCGACGAGGGCAGGGTCGTCTTCGACGGCACGGCGTCGGCGGCCGTCGCTCACTACCGTGCGCTCATGGCACCGTCCACGGCGCCGCACGATGGTGCCCCAGACGCGGGTCGCGTGGTCCACGACGGCGCCGAGGACGCGTGA
- a CDS encoding energy-coupling factor transporter transmembrane component T family protein: MSERRRRPSRPPWSGPLGLYSPHATWLHALSPGDKLGAVAAASIALTFVHDPRLAVGALTVSLLVLASARVPARATVRALAPIMIAAVGIGLYQWWSQGWEMAVVTSGTLATLVVLATVVTATTRTDRMLDALVRLAGPLRRIGLDPEVLALAVALMLRTIPALIELVGEVRDAARARGLDRDPRALLVPFALRTVARAQATGDALTARGILD, from the coding sequence GTGAGCGAGCGCCGGCGCCGTCCCTCCCGCCCTCCGTGGTCGGGGCCTCTGGGCCTGTACTCCCCGCACGCCACGTGGCTGCACGCTCTCTCCCCCGGAGACAAGCTCGGCGCGGTCGCCGCCGCGTCGATCGCCCTGACGTTCGTCCACGACCCTCGCCTCGCCGTGGGTGCACTCACGGTCAGCCTGCTCGTGCTGGCGAGCGCGCGCGTTCCTGCTCGCGCCACGGTGCGCGCGCTCGCACCGATCATGATCGCCGCCGTCGGCATCGGCCTCTACCAGTGGTGGTCTCAGGGCTGGGAGATGGCCGTGGTGACGTCGGGCACGCTGGCGACCCTCGTGGTGCTCGCGACCGTCGTGACAGCGACGACGAGGACGGACCGGATGCTCGACGCCCTCGTCCGCCTCGCCGGCCCGCTGCGCCGCATCGGTCTGGATCCCGAGGTCCTCGCTCTGGCGGTGGCTCTCATGCTCCGCACGATCCCTGCGCTCATCGAGCTCGTCGGCGAGGTCCGCGACGCAGCGCGGGCCCGAGGGCTCGACCGCGACCCACGTGCCCTGCTCGTCCCCTTCGCGCTGCGCACGGTGGCACGTGCCCAGGCCACGGGGGACGCGCTCACGGCTCGTGGCATCCTCGACTGA
- a CDS encoding non-heme iron oxygenase ferredoxin subunit translates to MTAQIACFTGDVGPASALKVELDDVNGRPVEVAIVRDEEGDLHAISDICTHGAVSLSEGEVEGCLIECWLHGSQFDLRTGVPTSPPAMRPVAVYPLTVEGEHVLVDIDSPLSSS, encoded by the coding sequence ATGACCGCACAGATCGCGTGCTTCACCGGCGACGTCGGGCCGGCCAGCGCACTGAAGGTCGAGCTCGACGACGTGAACGGTCGACCGGTCGAGGTCGCGATCGTCCGCGACGAGGAGGGCGACCTCCACGCCATCTCTGACATCTGCACCCACGGTGCGGTGTCGCTGTCCGAGGGCGAGGTCGAGGGCTGCCTCATCGAGTGCTGGCTGCACGGCTCGCAGTTCGACCTCCGCACCGGCGTGCCTACGAGCCCGCCAGCCATGCGCCCCGTGGCCGTCTACCCGCTGACCGTCGAGGGCGAGCACGTGCTCGTCGACATCGACTCACCCCTGTCGTCTTCTTAG
- the sufU gene encoding Fe-S cluster assembly sulfur transfer protein SufU, whose translation MSSSMETLYQQVILDHAKNPQGSGLVDLDGSHLGSESHQVNPTCGDEVTMRVQFAESADGTTVVERISWEGQGCSISQASLSVLTELVTGKDIATSEHIAATFRELMGSRGKGLDEAREDELGDAAAFTGVSQFPARVKCAMLGWVALRDTFARSGLLTSDDPTAVPATPHHA comes from the coding sequence ATGAGCAGCTCCATGGAAACCCTGTACCAACAGGTCATCCTCGACCACGCGAAGAACCCGCAAGGGAGCGGCCTGGTCGACCTCGACGGGTCGCACCTCGGGAGCGAGTCGCACCAGGTGAACCCGACGTGCGGCGACGAGGTCACCATGCGCGTCCAGTTCGCAGAGAGCGCGGACGGCACGACGGTCGTCGAACGGATCAGCTGGGAAGGCCAGGGGTGCAGCATCTCCCAGGCATCCCTGTCCGTCCTCACCGAGCTCGTCACCGGCAAGGACATCGCGACCAGCGAGCACATCGCCGCCACGTTCCGTGAGCTCATGGGCTCGCGGGGCAAGGGCCTCGACGAGGCACGCGAAGACGAGCTCGGCGACGCCGCAGCCTTCACCGGCGTCTCCCAGTTCCCTGCTCGCGTCAAGTGCGCGATGCTCGGATGGGTCGCGCTCCGTGACACGTTCGCACGGTCAGGACTGCTGACGTCAGACGATCCGACCGCCGTTCCCGCTACACCCCACCACGCCTGA
- a CDS encoding FeoA domain-containing protein produces the protein MRLSDAPFATPLRLSPHTVGDPLRMRELGLGAGALVEVAHRAGFGGRVVTVGPTRIALDHVTCTRLDVVLVASPTHAAGASTGAGAGPVAP, from the coding sequence ATGCGACTGTCTGATGCTCCCTTCGCCACTCCCCTCCGGCTGAGTCCCCACACGGTGGGCGACCCGTTGCGGATGCGCGAGCTCGGGCTCGGCGCGGGGGCCCTCGTCGAGGTCGCTCACCGCGCCGGGTTCGGTGGCAGGGTCGTCACTGTCGGCCCGACCCGGATCGCGCTCGACCACGTGACGTGCACCCGCCTCGACGTCGTTCTGGTCGCCAGCCCGACGCACGCCGCTGGTGCGAGCACCGGTGCCGGCGCCGGTCCGGTCGCTCCGTGA